From the genome of Novosphingobium sp. TH158, one region includes:
- a CDS encoding helix-turn-helix domain-containing protein: MGKLREPLDDQDCGLPLALEAMGERWSFMILRAALNGVHHFEDFLAATGIARNILSNRLGRLVENGILQRQQMEDDRRKVLYRLTDKGMDLLPAMLALRQWGEKYGLGVPSNPVLVDKRDGLPIQPISVLAHDGRVLSHEDLRWFDKADLGKPDQPCVGPSAQDLPGWHEDMIG; this comes from the coding sequence ATGGGAAAGCTTCGCGAACCGCTGGACGATCAGGATTGCGGCTTGCCGCTGGCGCTTGAGGCGATGGGCGAAAGGTGGAGCTTCATGATCCTGCGCGCCGCCCTCAATGGCGTGCACCACTTCGAAGATTTCCTTGCCGCCACGGGCATTGCCCGCAACATCCTGTCCAACCGGCTCGGTCGGCTGGTGGAAAACGGCATTCTCCAGCGCCAGCAGATGGAAGACGATCGCCGCAAGGTGCTTTATCGCCTGACGGACAAGGGCATGGACCTGCTTCCGGCCATGCTTGCCCTGCGCCAGTGGGGCGAGAAATATGGCCTTGGCGTGCCTTCCAACCCGGTGCTTGTCGACAAGCGCGATGGACTGCCGATCCAGCCGATCAGCGTCCTTGCCCACGATGGCCGGGTGCTGTCGCATGAAGACCTGCGCTGGTTCGACAAGGCCGATCTGGGCAAGCCCGACCAGCCCTGTGTCGGCCCTTCGGCGCAGGACCTGCCGGGCTGGCACGAAGACATGATCGGCTGA